A window of Planctomycetota bacterium contains these coding sequences:
- the ruvB gene encoding Holliday junction branch migration DNA helicase RuvB, giving the protein MARERILSGEVASETEKTLNLALRPERFVDYVGQPDLIRKLKIATGAAKGRGEPVDHALLHGPPGLGKTTLAHVIANEMDANVHVTNGPALTKGTDLVGILSNLKAGDVLFIDEIHRLSAVVEEYLYPAMEDFKVDITIDTGNHARVVTIPVQPFTLIGATTRLGLLTGPLRGRFGISEHLEFYQPTELQTILHANTHQLKLEAEPAALDELARRSRGTPRVANRLLRRVRDFAAIEGDGPITHDLTQAALKLEGIDAAGLDEQDRTYLRTIIDIYDGGPVGVEAVAATMGEERDTLEDVIEPYLLQNAFVTRTRQGRRATAKAYDHLGRPQPAPEPTMFDGQ; this is encoded by the coding sequence ATGGCCCGCGAACGCATCCTCTCCGGCGAAGTCGCCAGCGAAACCGAGAAGACGCTCAACCTCGCGCTGCGGCCCGAGCGGTTCGTGGATTACGTCGGGCAGCCGGACCTGATTCGCAAGCTCAAGATCGCCACCGGCGCGGCCAAGGGTCGCGGCGAGCCGGTCGACCATGCTTTGCTCCACGGCCCGCCCGGGCTCGGCAAGACGACGCTCGCTCACGTCATCGCCAACGAGATGGACGCCAACGTCCATGTGACCAACGGTCCCGCGCTAACGAAGGGCACGGATCTGGTTGGGATTCTCTCCAACCTCAAGGCCGGTGATGTCCTGTTCATCGACGAGATCCATCGCCTCTCCGCTGTCGTCGAGGAGTACCTCTACCCGGCGATGGAGGACTTCAAGGTCGACATCACGATCGACACCGGCAACCACGCCCGGGTCGTCACGATCCCCGTTCAGCCCTTCACGCTCATCGGCGCGACGACGCGGCTCGGCCTGCTGACCGGCCCGTTGCGTGGCCGCTTCGGCATCAGCGAGCACCTTGAGTTTTACCAGCCGACCGAGTTGCAGACGATCTTGCACGCCAACACACACCAACTGAAGCTCGAAGCCGAGCCGGCGGCGCTCGACGAGCTCGCCCGTCGCAGTCGTGGCACGCCGCGCGTTGCTAACCGCCTGCTACGCCGCGTGCGTGACTTCGCCGCCATTGAGGGTGACGGGCCCATTACGCACGACCTGACTCAGGCCGCGCTCAAGCTCGAGGGCATCGACGCGGCCGGCCTCGACGAGCAGGACCGCACCTACCTCCGCACGATCATCGACATTTACGACGGCGGCCCCGTCGGCGTCGAAGCCGTCGCGGCCACGATGGGTGAGGAACGCGATACGCTCGAAGACGTCATCGAGCCGTATCTGTTGCAGAACGCGTTCGTGACCAGAACCCGCCAGGGTCGCCGCGCGACGGCGAAAGCCTACGACCACCTCGGCCGCCCGCAGCCCGCACCCGAGCCGACGATGTTCGATGGACAGTGA
- a CDS encoding TIM barrel protein has product MPLPNGISVAQHVVSMDRLRSAVPAARKGGLDGITLPARLDASALTATGSREIKALLTRHALRLCGIRCQIPGFGNDPEPHAHSINRAIDAARLLQAELVAVDLGRLPTFSLVEPIAKPTEAVGGLLMPSADDIALFGGGGKTPAKQDDPNNHAATDEGLRLVAEHADRASVVVALGSSLCGTNELHAALRRADAPAFRALLDPVATLHDPHGNAGFLDDLGGQLAHVLGNDATRGDGGRTQTRPLGQGDVDWRELLALLSEANYTGAMGVANAAALGVLRDI; this is encoded by the coding sequence ATGCCTCTGCCAAACGGGATCTCGGTCGCACAGCACGTCGTATCGATGGATCGGCTGCGATCGGCGGTGCCTGCCGCACGCAAAGGCGGCTTGGACGGCATCACCCTGCCGGCCCGGCTCGACGCCAGCGCGCTCACCGCCACCGGCAGCCGAGAGATCAAAGCCCTGCTCACCCGCCACGCCCTGCGCCTTTGCGGCATCCGCTGCCAGATTCCCGGCTTCGGCAATGACCCCGAACCCCACGCGCACTCAATCAACCGCGCGATCGACGCGGCCCGATTGCTGCAGGCCGAGCTCGTCGCGGTCGACCTGGGCAGACTGCCAACCTTCAGCCTGGTCGAGCCGATTGCGAAGCCGACCGAAGCGGTCGGTGGATTGTTGATGCCGTCGGCCGACGATATCGCGCTCTTTGGTGGCGGCGGCAAAACACCCGCCAAGCAAGACGATCCGAACAACCACGCGGCCACCGACGAGGGCTTGCGGCTCGTCGCCGAACATGCCGACCGGGCGAGCGTGGTCGTCGCACTCGGATCATCACTCTGCGGCACCAACGAACTCCACGCCGCCCTACGTCGGGCCGACGCACCGGCGTTCCGCGCGTTGCTCGACCCGGTCGCGACGCTGCACGACCCACACGGCAACGCTGGCTTCCTCGACGACCTCGGCGGCCAACTCGCCCACGTCCTAGGCAACGACGCCACCCGCGGCGACGGCGGTCGCACGCAGACCCGTCCGCTCGGCCAAGGCGACGTCGACTGGCGCGAACTGTTGGCCCTGCTCAGCGAAGCCAACTACACCGGCGCGATGGGCGTCGCCAACGCCGCCGCCCTCGGCGTGCTCCGTGACATCTAA